In Chloroflexota bacterium, one DNA window encodes the following:
- a CDS encoding ABC transporter permease produces the protein MIRRTWTLIVKELIQIIRLPILILFVVFGPLAEMSMVAWSTAAPIDQLPTAVVDLDRSSASRRLLAKLATTETFDFTHYLDDVNAVNALVENGDVVGALIIPVGYGEKLSTPAGETATLGFILDGSDPIAAQAELAALEGTVQKEGLDILTQWLGGNELVLSLVQPRTRVRFNEELKKSIYTVPSELGLILFAIGLMLASVSIARERELGTLEQLMVGPIRRVELIVAKAIPPLILAYTSFILMLLVAMFGFGVPMRGSWALLLGSASIFLFVELSIGLMISAQARTQIQGMLLAFMWVMIEFFFSGYGVPVENMPPLLQELANIFPIYHFMIIFRAILLKGVGLDVIWPQILAGLAIGIVVIPTAIWFLGRQQWD, from the coding sequence ATGATCCGCCGCACCTGGACGTTGATCGTCAAAGAGTTAATTCAGATCATTCGTCTGCCCATTCTGATTCTGTTTGTGGTATTTGGCCCTTTGGCGGAAATGTCGATGGTCGCCTGGTCCACAGCAGCCCCCATCGATCAGTTGCCCACCGCCGTTGTTGATCTGGACCGCAGCTCTGCCAGTCGAAGACTGTTGGCCAAATTGGCGACCACCGAGACATTTGACTTCACCCATTATTTAGATGACGTCAACGCCGTCAATGCTCTGGTGGAGAATGGCGATGTGGTCGGAGCCCTGATCATTCCGGTCGGGTATGGAGAAAAACTGAGCACACCTGCCGGCGAAACCGCCACCCTGGGCTTTATTCTGGATGGCTCCGATCCAATTGCGGCGCAGGCTGAATTGGCTGCCCTGGAAGGAACTGTGCAAAAGGAGGGCTTGGACATCCTGACCCAGTGGCTGGGGGGGAACGAGCTTGTCCTGTCCCTGGTACAGCCACGAACACGGGTGCGCTTCAACGAAGAACTAAAAAAATCGATTTACACCGTGCCTTCAGAGCTGGGATTGATTCTCTTTGCCATCGGCTTGATGCTGGCATCTGTCTCCATTGCCCGCGAGCGAGAACTGGGGACCCTGGAGCAGTTGATGGTGGGGCCGATTCGCCGTGTCGAATTGATCGTCGCCAAAGCCATTCCGCCTCTTATTTTGGCCTATACCAGCTTCATCCTGATGCTGCTGGTGGCCATGTTCGGCTTTGGCGTACCCATGCGCGGCTCGTGGGCACTGCTACTTGGCTCGGCCTCCATCTTCCTCTTCGTCGAACTCAGCATTGGCTTGATGATCTCGGCCCAGGCGCGCACCCAGATCCAGGGCATGCTGCTGGCCTTCATGTGGGTGATGATCGAATTCTTTTTCTCCGGTTATGGCGTGCCGGTGGAAAACATGCCCCCACTGCTTCAGGAGTTGGCCAACATCTTTCCCATTTACCATTTCATGATCATCTTCAGGGCTATTTTGCTCAAAGGCGTTGGTCTGGATGTGATCTGGCCGCAGATTCTGGCCGGATTAGCCATTGGCATCGTCGTCATCCCCACCGCGATCTGGTTCCTCGGTCGCCAGCAGTGGGACTGA
- a CDS encoding ABC transporter permease: MSLAKTYAVMMKETRHILRDRTTFLLLLLIPVILMIIFAYALAVDIKEVPITLLNYDRGVYSRDYVTMLSNSQDLVVGQPAESYAQIEDWFDRSLVKAVIVIPPEFSESLQAGRPTDIQLLVDGTDPATAEFAMNHILSRSMVFGYDVAIEILSRQAGTGALAAIKEPIDLRVRTWYNPNLSNQVGIVPALLALVLNLPALAVMTSLVREKELGTLEAIFATPLSRGELLVGKIIPYVFFSLISAILCAAAAVSIFDVPFRGSFPLFLFMTTIFFLAAFSMALLISIFLPTQAAAAIGGLLIFIFPAFFLSGIFFPVSAFPDMVRMEASFIPSTPFVAIVRGLMIKGQGLDALWPQAALMLGVFVVMTLFSILLFKKKIG, from the coding sequence ATGAGTCTGGCAAAGACCTACGCCGTGATGATGAAGGAAACGCGTCACATCCTGCGCGACCGCACCACCTTCTTATTACTCCTGCTCATTCCGGTTATCCTGATGATCATCTTCGCCTATGCGCTGGCAGTTGACATCAAAGAGGTTCCCATCACGCTGCTCAACTACGACCGGGGCGTCTACTCACGGGATTATGTGACGATGCTCTCGAATAGCCAGGATTTGGTGGTGGGCCAACCGGCAGAGAGCTACGCCCAGATCGAGGACTGGTTCGACCGCAGTCTGGTCAAGGCCGTGATCGTCATCCCGCCAGAATTCTCCGAATCGCTCCAGGCGGGCCGGCCGACCGATATCCAGTTGCTGGTGGATGGAACCGACCCGGCAACAGCCGAGTTCGCCATGAACCACATCCTCAGCCGCAGCATGGTTTTTGGCTACGATGTGGCGATCGAGATACTCAGCAGACAGGCTGGGACAGGCGCTTTGGCGGCGATCAAGGAACCCATCGATCTCCGAGTCCGCACCTGGTACAACCCCAACCTCAGTAACCAGGTCGGCATCGTGCCCGCCCTCCTGGCCCTGGTGCTTAACCTGCCGGCGCTGGCCGTGATGACATCTCTGGTGCGGGAAAAGGAGCTGGGCACTTTGGAGGCTATCTTCGCCACTCCTCTAAGTCGGGGGGAGTTGTTGGTCGGCAAGATCATTCCCTATGTGTTTTTCAGCCTTATCAGCGCCATCTTGTGCGCCGCTGCTGCGGTCAGCATTTTCGACGTGCCTTTCCGCGGCAGTTTCCCGCTGTTCTTGTTTATGACGACCATCTTCTTCCTCGCCGCCTTCAGTATGGCTCTGCTCATCTCCATCTTTCTGCCCACACAGGCCGCCGCTGCCATTGGCGGATTACTTATCTTCATCTTCCCCGCCTTCTTTCTCAGCGGTATTTTTTTCCCGGTCTCCGCCTTTCCCGATATGGTCAGGATGGAGGCGTCTTTCATCCCCTCCACACCCTTTGTCGCCATCGTGCGGGGTTTGATGATCAAGGGCCAGGGATTGGACGCGCTATGGCCCCAGGCAGCGCTCATGTTGGGCGTCTTCGTGGTCATGACCCTGTTCTCCATTCTCTTGTTCAAGAAGAAGATAGGCTGA
- a CDS encoding ABC transporter ATP-binding protein, giving the protein MTDSGALAVETKDLTKKFGDFVAVDRVNLANPRGEIFGFLGPNGAGKTTTMRMLLGLLRPTEGTASVLGFDTVRQIGEIRQRIGYMSQKFSLYNDMKVEENLNFFGGIYGVSGKRLRQRKEYILHMAGLEGRERELTRNLSGGWKQRLALGTAIIHSPDMLFLDEPTAGVDPISRRAFWDLLYELAEGGTTHFITTHYMDEAEHCQNLAFIQRGRLVAQGSPQEIKETRMPGEVLEIDCATPDKAIHILREMDLFAEVALYGAQIHVVTTQDADAKAQSERIAQALADEQIPVQSIDRIVPSLEDVFIASVR; this is encoded by the coding sequence ATGACAGACTCTGGAGCGCTGGCTGTCGAGACGAAAGACCTCACCAAGAAATTCGGCGACTTTGTGGCGGTGGATCGTGTGAATCTGGCCAATCCCCGCGGCGAGATCTTCGGCTTCTTAGGCCCCAACGGCGCCGGGAAGACAACCACCATGCGCATGCTACTGGGTTTGCTGCGTCCCACCGAAGGCACTGCTTCCGTCCTGGGCTTTGACACCGTCCGCCAGATCGGTGAAATCAGGCAGCGTATCGGCTACATGAGCCAGAAATTCAGCCTCTACAACGACATGAAGGTTGAGGAGAATCTCAACTTCTTCGGCGGCATCTACGGCGTCAGCGGAAAACGGCTGCGCCAACGCAAAGAATACATCCTGCACATGGCCGGATTGGAGGGTCGCGAGCGGGAATTGACCAGGAATCTGTCTGGCGGCTGGAAACAACGCCTGGCCCTGGGCACGGCCATCATTCACTCACCCGACATGTTGTTTCTGGACGAGCCCACCGCAGGCGTGGATCCCATTTCCCGCCGCGCCTTCTGGGACCTGCTCTACGAGTTGGCCGAAGGGGGTACAACCCATTTCATCACCACCCACTACATGGATGAAGCGGAGCATTGCCAAAATCTGGCTTTCATCCAACGTGGGCGTCTGGTAGCCCAGGGATCACCGCAAGAAATCAAGGAAACCCGCATGCCCGGCGAGGTGTTGGAAATTGATTGCGCCACACCCGATAAGGCGATCCATATCTTGCGTGAGATGGACCTGTTTGCAGAAGTTGCATTGTACGGCGCTCAGATCCATGTCGTGACGACCCAAGACGCTGACGCCAAAGCGCAAAGCGAACGCATCGCCCAGGCCCTTGCTGACGAACAAATCCCGGTACAGTCGATCGATCGCATTGTCCCATCGTTGGAAGATGTTTTTATCGCCAGTGTTCGTTAG
- a CDS encoding TetR/AcrR family transcriptional regulator: MTSTAGKKEARMAARRDQILQAATVCFSRKGYYLTTMDDIVAESGMSKGSLYWHYKNKKAILISVAEWYFKQMVGEMMGAAQQAPTAADQIKTLLALFVEIMDTEDALINVFIDFYAETRHDAEVTEALQEMMMPLVDAIAAIVEQGVASGEFKPVNARNVAITFMAAGDGLFLYRPILADQFDWRGVAEFFSEMFLAGLCAEPGREPQP; this comes from the coding sequence ATGACTTCGACAGCAGGAAAAAAGGAAGCGCGCATGGCCGCGCGCCGGGATCAGATCCTTCAGGCCGCCACCGTATGTTTCTCTCGCAAAGGCTATTACCTGACCACGATGGATGATATTGTGGCCGAGAGCGGCATGAGCAAGGGAAGCCTGTACTGGCACTACAAGAACAAGAAGGCCATCCTCATCTCAGTGGCGGAGTGGTACTTCAAGCAAATGGTGGGGGAGATGATGGGGGCGGCTCAGCAGGCTCCCACCGCGGCAGACCAAATCAAAACGCTCTTGGCTCTGTTTGTCGAGATCATGGATACCGAAGATGCGTTGATCAACGTCTTTATCGACTTCTATGCCGAGACGCGTCACGATGCCGAAGTCACCGAAGCGCTTCAGGAGATGATGATGCCTTTGGTCGACGCGATTGCCGCCATCGTCGAGCAAGGGGTGGCCAGCGGTGAATTCAAGCCAGTCAATGCCCGCAATGTCGCCATCACATTCATGGCCGCGGGAGATGGCTTGTTTTTATACAGACCAATCCTGGCTGATCAGTTCGATTGGCGCGGCGTGGCCGAATTCTTCTCCGAGATGTTCCTGGCTGGTCTCTGTGCAGAACCTGGGCGGGAGCCACAGCCATGA
- a CDS encoding ABC transporter ATP-binding protein, with amino-acid sequence MSNENGFIIETKELVRKFGDTVAVDGLNLAIEKGELFGLVGPDGAGKTTTIRMLVAIMNPTSGSASVLGYDTKKESESIKPYIGYMAQQFSMYNDLSVIENLNFFADVFSVRGQVRRQRIQKLLAFARLTEFTDRRAGHLSGGMKKKLALACALIHEPDILYLDEPTTGVDPVSRREFWDILTELHIQGVTILVSTPYMDEAERCSRVGLMFRGHLIECDTPAAIKSLLPGQLLEFKPVSDSSRSVGMLRQAKAVVEPLSGVLEVQTYGDLLHVFVDQAATRQNAIVAALNQAGIDVRNMRTTKPRMEQAFISLVRREEAQRQREEQGEDES; translated from the coding sequence ATGTCCAACGAAAACGGCTTCATCATCGAAACAAAAGAGCTGGTCAGGAAGTTCGGCGACACAGTTGCCGTGGATGGCCTGAATCTGGCTATTGAGAAAGGGGAGTTGTTCGGTCTCGTCGGGCCCGATGGCGCCGGCAAAACGACCACCATCCGCATGCTGGTTGCCATCATGAACCCCACCAGCGGCAGCGCATCCGTCCTGGGTTACGACACGAAGAAAGAGAGTGAATCCATCAAGCCCTACATCGGCTACATGGCCCAGCAATTCAGCATGTACAACGACCTGAGCGTGATCGAAAACCTCAACTTCTTCGCCGATGTCTTTTCGGTGCGGGGCCAAGTGCGCCGCCAGCGCATCCAGAAGCTGTTGGCGTTCGCCCGCCTGACCGAATTCACCGACCGGCGGGCCGGACACCTGTCGGGCGGGATGAAGAAGAAGCTGGCCCTGGCATGCGCGCTCATCCACGAACCGGACATCCTCTACCTGGACGAGCCAACGACCGGCGTTGATCCTGTTTCCCGCCGCGAATTCTGGGACATCCTCACCGAGTTGCATATCCAGGGCGTCACGATTCTGGTCAGTACACCCTACATGGATGAAGCGGAGCGCTGCTCGCGCGTTGGATTGATGTTCAGAGGCCACCTGATCGAGTGCGACACACCTGCGGCCATCAAAAGTCTTCTTCCCGGCCAATTGCTGGAGTTCAAACCTGTTTCTGACTCGAGCCGCAGCGTTGGCATGTTACGGCAAGCGAAGGCGGTGGTCGAGCCCCTGTCCGGCGTGCTGGAGGTTCAGACCTACGGCGATCTGCTGCATGTTTTCGTCGATCAAGCGGCTACGCGCCAGAATGCCATTGTGGCGGCGCTGAACCAGGCGGGAATCGATGTTCGCAACATGCGCACCACCAAACCTCGCATGGAGCAAGCGTTCATCTCGCTGGTGCGGCGGGAAGAAGCACAGCGGCAGAGAGAAGAACAGGGGGAGGATGAATCATGA